A genomic region of Micromonospora sp. NBRC 110009 contains the following coding sequences:
- a CDS encoding HAD family hydrolase, with the protein MLFDMDGTLVDSEKLWDVALQELAAVYGGTLSDTARKAMVGTSMAASMRILHDDLGQPERDPQVSADWINARILELFRTGLRWRPGALALLRAVRAAGIPTALVTSSVRPLVEVALDTLGRDSFDAVVCGDEVDATKPHPEPYLTAARLLDVPIARCVAIEDSSTGVASALAAGAAVLAVPAEVPLPPTDGVHQLESLTAADLELLAALLGEPPA; encoded by the coding sequence GTGCTCTTCGACATGGACGGCACCCTGGTCGACAGCGAGAAGCTGTGGGACGTCGCGTTGCAGGAGCTCGCGGCGGTCTACGGCGGCACCCTCTCCGACACCGCCCGCAAGGCGATGGTCGGCACCAGCATGGCCGCCTCGATGCGGATCCTGCACGACGACCTGGGCCAGCCGGAGCGGGATCCGCAGGTCAGCGCCGACTGGATCAACGCGCGGATCCTGGAGCTGTTCCGCACGGGGCTGCGCTGGCGGCCGGGCGCGCTGGCGCTGCTGCGGGCGGTCCGCGCGGCCGGCATCCCCACCGCCCTGGTCACCTCCAGCGTCCGGCCGCTGGTCGAGGTCGCCCTGGACACCCTCGGGCGGGACAGCTTCGACGCGGTGGTCTGCGGCGACGAGGTGGACGCGACGAAGCCGCACCCGGAGCCGTACCTGACCGCCGCCCGGCTGCTCGACGTGCCGATCGCCCGCTGCGTGGCGATCGAGGACTCGTCGACCGGGGTGGCGAGCGCGCTGGCCGCCGGGGCCGCCGTGCTGGCGGTGCCGGCCGAGGTGCCGCTGCCGCCGACGGACGGCGTGCACCAGCTGGAGAGCCTGACCGCGGCGGACCTGGAGCTGCTCGCGGCGCTGCTCGGCGAACCGCCGGCCTGA
- a CDS encoding nuclear transport factor 2 family protein, translating to MDEQAVRAALRHHLDHSGTDEDMAHEIYHADATLEFPQSGERFEGVHTFREWRRRYPARVSYEVGRVRGSGAVWVAELLVRYDGGEPKFGVDVLEFRDGKVARETIYVADGWPAPDWRAPWRAAPPPPSG from the coding sequence ATGGACGAGCAGGCCGTCCGGGCCGCGCTGCGGCACCATCTCGACCACAGCGGCACCGACGAGGACATGGCGCACGAGATCTACCACGCCGACGCGACCCTCGAATTCCCGCAGTCGGGCGAACGGTTCGAGGGAGTGCACACGTTCCGCGAGTGGCGGCGGCGGTATCCGGCCCGGGTCAGCTACGAGGTGGGCCGGGTCCGCGGCAGCGGCGCAGTCTGGGTGGCGGAACTGCTGGTCCGGTACGACGGCGGGGAGCCGAAATTCGGGGTGGACGTCCTCGAGTTCCGCGACGGCAAGGTGGCCCGCGAGACCATCTACGTGGCCGACGGCTGGCCCGCACCGGACTGGCGCGCCCCGTGGCGTGCCGCCCCGCCACCGCCCAGCGGCTGA
- a CDS encoding class I SAM-dependent methyltransferase, with protein sequence MIGTDFDAHERSRWAGRAEAYQRSFGRLCAYPTEALLDAAEVRAASRVVDVGTGPGTVAAAALTRGAAVVAVDAEPSMLDAARATARGAALARAVLPRLPFQAGGFDAAVANFVLNHVGDPAAGVAELRRVVRPGGRVAVTVWPSPHPPLQRLWGRAVAAAGVPTPDDLPRLAPERDFPRTEAGLAGLLAAPGLTDVRCTTLTWVHHADPVDWWAGPAAGIGSVGLVVQRQPADVRERIRREYERLSAAYRDADGTLRLPTAALLGSARVG encoded by the coding sequence ATGATCGGCACCGACTTCGACGCGCACGAGCGGTCCCGCTGGGCGGGACGGGCCGAGGCGTACCAGCGCAGCTTCGGCCGGCTCTGCGCGTACCCGACGGAGGCGCTGCTGGATGCGGCGGAGGTGCGCGCGGCATCGCGGGTGGTGGACGTGGGCACCGGACCGGGCACGGTCGCGGCGGCGGCGCTGACGCGCGGCGCCGCCGTGGTCGCGGTCGACGCCGAGCCGAGCATGCTCGACGCGGCTCGCGCCACGGCCCGGGGCGCGGCGCTCGCCCGGGCGGTCCTGCCGCGCCTGCCGTTCCAGGCCGGCGGATTCGACGCGGCGGTGGCCAACTTCGTGCTCAACCACGTCGGCGATCCGGCGGCCGGGGTGGCCGAGCTGCGCCGGGTGGTCCGTCCCGGCGGCCGGGTGGCGGTGACCGTCTGGCCCAGCCCGCACCCGCCGCTGCAACGGCTCTGGGGCAGGGCGGTCGCCGCCGCGGGCGTGCCGACGCCGGACGACCTGCCGCGGCTGGCGCCGGAGCGGGACTTCCCGCGCACCGAGGCCGGCCTGGCCGGGCTGCTCGCCGCCCCCGGTCTGACGGACGTCCGGTGCACGACGCTGACCTGGGTGCACCACGCCGACCCGGTGGACTGGTGGGCCGGCCCGGCAGCCGGCATCGGCAGCGTGGGCCTGGTGGTGCAGCGGCAGCCCGCCGACGTGCGGGAGCGAATCCGGCGGGAGTACGAGCGGCTCAGCGCCGCCTACCGGGACGCCGACGGGACGCTCCGGCTGCCCACCGCCGCGCTGCTCGGCTCCGCCCGGGTCGGCTGA
- a CDS encoding neutral zinc metallopeptidase: MGEQAGRRRPGPLAGLLVALVVAAGCMGGGLDQGEPQQPRPQRTGQPASPGAQTTRADGTTSVAEFKQDFNDAVGIAERYWTDQFRASGKRFDPIRRVVPYTRAGEVSCGGEGLPRNNAVYCSAGDFIAYDVNWSVAAFRQVGDAFLFYLLGHEYAHGVQVRLGIRYNFTIQQELQADCMAGAYIGDNVRSGVLTLDEGDLDEFREGLLAVGDDPNQPWFAEGSHGTAEQRSDSFFRGYEKSLAACDLG, from the coding sequence GTGGGGGAGCAGGCGGGACGTCGGCGACCGGGACCGCTCGCCGGACTCCTGGTGGCCCTGGTGGTGGCGGCCGGGTGCATGGGCGGCGGGCTCGATCAGGGTGAGCCGCAGCAGCCCCGCCCGCAGCGGACCGGGCAGCCGGCCTCCCCGGGCGCGCAGACCACCCGGGCCGACGGGACCACCAGCGTCGCCGAGTTCAAGCAGGACTTCAACGACGCCGTCGGCATCGCAGAGCGCTACTGGACCGATCAGTTCCGGGCCTCCGGCAAGCGGTTCGACCCGATCCGACGGGTGGTGCCGTACACCCGGGCGGGGGAGGTGTCCTGCGGCGGGGAGGGGCTGCCGCGCAACAACGCCGTCTACTGCTCGGCCGGGGACTTCATCGCGTACGACGTGAACTGGTCGGTGGCGGCGTTCCGGCAGGTCGGCGACGCGTTCCTGTTCTACCTGCTCGGCCACGAGTACGCCCACGGCGTGCAGGTCCGCCTCGGCATCCGCTACAACTTCACCATCCAGCAGGAGTTGCAGGCCGACTGCATGGCCGGGGCGTACATCGGCGACAACGTCCGGTCCGGGGTGCTCACCCTTGACGAGGGCGACCTGGACGAGTTCCGGGAGGGGCTGCTCGCGGTCGGTGACGACCCGAACCAGCCGTGGTTCGCCGAGGGCTCGCACGGCACCGCCGAGCAGCGCAGCGACTCGTTCTTCCGGGGCTACGAGAAGTCGCTGGCCGCCTGCGACCTCGGCTGA
- a CDS encoding HNH endonuclease family protein: protein MTRTLRATAISLAAILAATLGLTQPAWAASYSASLTTAVAGLPVATEVRTGYSRDLFPHWIDADGDGCNTRNEVLLAEAVSAPTVSGSCTLSGGRWYSYYDNAYWTLTGDLDIDHMVPLAEAWDSGARNWTTSRRQAYANDLGDHRSLAAVTDNVNQAKGDQDPATWLPPYASARCRYIGEWVAVKVRWRLSVDSAEKSTLTSWANNCPSTTISVTYAY, encoded by the coding sequence ATGACCCGCACCCTCCGCGCGACGGCCATCAGCCTCGCCGCCATCCTGGCCGCCACCCTCGGCCTCACCCAACCCGCCTGGGCCGCCAGCTACTCCGCCTCCCTCACCACCGCCGTCGCCGGCCTCCCGGTCGCCACCGAGGTCCGCACCGGCTACAGCCGGGACCTGTTCCCCCACTGGATCGACGCCGACGGCGACGGCTGCAACACCCGCAACGAGGTACTCCTCGCCGAGGCGGTCTCCGCGCCCACCGTCAGTGGCAGCTGCACCCTCTCCGGCGGCCGCTGGTACTCCTACTACGACAACGCCTACTGGACCCTCACCGGCGACCTCGACATCGACCACATGGTCCCGCTCGCCGAGGCCTGGGACTCCGGCGCCCGCAACTGGACCACCAGCCGCCGCCAGGCGTACGCCAACGACCTCGGCGACCACCGGTCCCTGGCCGCCGTCACCGACAACGTCAACCAGGCCAAGGGCGACCAGGACCCGGCCACCTGGTTGCCGCCCTACGCCTCCGCCCGCTGCCGCTACATCGGCGAATGGGTCGCGGTGAAGGTCCGCTGGCGGCTCAGCGTCGACAGCGCCGAGAAGAGCACCCTGACCAGTTGGGCCAACAACTGCCCCAGCACCACCATCTCGGTCACCTACGCGTACTGA